Sequence from the Klebsiella quasivariicola genome:
GCCACGCTGGTTACGACTCAGCAACGGAAAGCAGGTGGACCTGCGCGACTGGAAAGTGGTGCTGTTCATGCAGGGACACTGTCCCTACTGTCATAAGTTTGACCCGGTACTGAAGCAGCTGGCCGGACAGTATGGCTTCTCCGTGTTCTCTTACACCATTGACGGACAGGGTGATGACGCGTTTCCTGAGGCGCTGCCGGCGCCTCCTGACGTGATGCAGACCTTTTTCCCCAATATCCCGGTGGCCACCCCGACCACGTTTCTGGTCAACGTGAACACCCTGGCAGCGTACCCGATCCTGCAGGGCGCCACGGATGCACAGGGCTTTATGGCCAGAGTGGATACGGTATTTCAGATGATGCACTGAGTCTCTGTTATATCCGGTCTTAGCAAGTGATTAAGGAAAATAGCCATGAACAAATATATACGTTCGACGGGACTGTATGCGTTTTTATTTCCAGCCAGTTTAAAAGCACCCGGACAGACAGCAGCAGAAAAAATAGAAAAACTGAAGCCGGAATTTATCCACCGGGAAAGGCGTCTGGAAATCTATCTGGAATTATTCATTGTGTTTCTCACTGCAGGTG
This genomic interval carries:
- the trbB gene encoding type-F conjugative transfer system pilin assembly thiol-disulfide isomerase TrbB, yielding MKSSLKNIAKTPLAALALSLALAGLAQAGTLDEVKSLWDPRGISGTETASPQSDTPQAVSGASQPRWLRLSNGKQVDLRDWKVVLFMQGHCPYCHKFDPVLKQLAGQYGFSVFSYTIDGQGDDAFPEALPAPPDVMQTFFPNIPVATPTTFLVNVNTLAAYPILQGATDAQGFMARVDTVFQMMH